In one window of uncultured Fretibacterium sp. DNA:
- a CDS encoding 3-oxoacid CoA-transferase subunit B, translating to MLPELSEEQVRHRIARRIALDLEDGSFVNLGIGIPTLVSDYLPEGMTLLLQTENGAVGAGPKPEVDDWRFIGAGGRCVTLIPGASCVASDMSFGMIRGGHLDATVLGALEVDQEGNLANWWIPGKMVPGMGGAMDLVCGAKKVYVATSHTDKKGRPKLRKKCSLPLTAVGAVDVVVSEFAVVRRIEGRMTLCELAPEVTLEQLLEHTEMELALANPIVPMLGV from the coding sequence ATGCTTCCAGAACTTAGCGAAGAGCAGGTGCGTCACCGGATTGCCAGGCGCATTGCGCTGGACCTGGAGGATGGCAGCTTCGTCAATCTGGGGATCGGCATCCCGACGCTGGTCTCCGATTATCTTCCCGAGGGGATGACCTTGCTTCTCCAGACGGAGAACGGGGCGGTCGGGGCAGGGCCAAAGCCGGAGGTCGATGATTGGCGCTTCATTGGAGCAGGGGGGCGCTGCGTGACCCTCATCCCCGGAGCCTCCTGCGTCGCGAGCGACATGAGCTTCGGCATGATCCGAGGCGGGCACCTGGACGCCACCGTGCTGGGCGCTCTGGAGGTCGATCAGGAGGGGAACCTGGCCAACTGGTGGATTCCGGGCAAGATGGTCCCCGGTATGGGAGGGGCCATGGACCTGGTCTGCGGCGCGAAGAAGGTCTACGTCGCGACCTCGCATACGGACAAGAAGGGCAGACCTAAGCTGCGGAAGAAATGCTCCCTCCCCCTGACGGCGGTCGGCGCGGTCGACGTGGTGGTCAGCGAGTTTGCGGTGGTGCGCCGCATCGAGGGAAGGATGACGCTTTGCGAGCTGGCTCCCGAGGTGACCCTCGAACAGCTTCTGGAGCACACGGAGATGGAGCTGGCGTTGGCGAATCCGATCGTCCCGATGCTGGGCGTCTGA
- a CDS encoding CoA transferase subunit A: MAKKWFKPVLSAKEAVSCVQKGASLMVGGFNYGGVPYTLIDALVEQGTGDLHLISNDTSYANEEHPQGIGQGKLVVAGQVKKVTASHIGLNRVTQRLFNEKELELELVPQGTFVERIRSGGFGIGGFLTPTGVGTIHEEGKQTLEVEGIKYILELPLKADVAFIRAYRADRTGNLTYYGTNRNFNPAMATAAKYVVAEVDAVLPVGSIDPDDVVTPGVFVDALVLKGDGFYASRT; encoded by the coding sequence ATGGCCAAAAAATGGTTCAAACCCGTTTTGTCGGCTAAGGAGGCCGTCTCCTGTGTGCAGAAGGGGGCGTCTCTCATGGTTGGAGGGTTCAACTACGGTGGGGTGCCCTACACCCTGATTGACGCCCTCGTGGAGCAGGGAACCGGCGACCTGCACCTCATCAGCAACGACACCTCCTACGCCAACGAGGAACATCCACAGGGGATAGGGCAGGGGAAACTGGTGGTGGCCGGCCAGGTGAAGAAGGTAACGGCTTCGCATATCGGGCTCAACAGGGTGACCCAGAGGCTCTTCAACGAAAAAGAGCTCGAGCTCGAGCTTGTGCCGCAGGGGACGTTTGTGGAGCGTATCCGCAGCGGCGGGTTTGGGATAGGGGGCTTCCTGACCCCCACCGGGGTTGGGACGATCCACGAGGAGGGCAAGCAGACTCTGGAGGTGGAGGGGATCAAGTATATCCTGGAGCTCCCCCTCAAGGCGGACGTTGCCTTCATACGCGCCTATCGCGCGGATCGCACGGGGAATCTGACCTACTATGGGACGAACCGCAACTTCAACCCCGCCATGGCCACGGCTGCAAAGTATGTCGTTGCGGAGGTCGACGCCGTACTTCCCGTCGGGTCCATCGACCCCGACGACGTCGTGACGCCGGGAGTGTTTGTCGATGCCCTTGTCCTGAAAGGAGATGGTTTCTATGCTTCCAGAACTTAG